From Ficedula albicollis isolate OC2 chromosome 5, FicAlb1.5, whole genome shotgun sequence, one genomic window encodes:
- the SLC8A3 gene encoding sodium/calcium exchanger 3 isoform X6, which produces MTVEEEEAKRIAEMGKPILGEHPKLEVIIEESYEFKSTVDKLIRKTNLALVVGTHSWRDQFMEAITVSAAGDEDEDESGEERLPSCFDYVMHFLTVFWKVLFACVPPTEYCNGWACFVVSILIIGMLTAVIGDLASHFGCTIGLKDSVTAVVFVAFGTSVPDTFASKAAAIQDMYADASITNVTGSNAVNVFLGIGLAWSVAAIYWASQGQEFQVSAGTLAFSVTLFTIFAFICISVLLYRRRPHLGGELGGPRGCKVATTLLFVSLWLLYILFATLEAYCYIKGF; this is translated from the exons ATGAcagtggaagaggaggaagccAAGAGGATTGCAGAGATGGGCAAACCAATACTCGGCGAGCACCCCAAGCTGGAAGTCATCATCGAGGAGTCCTATGAGTTCAAG AGCACCGTGGACAAGCTGATTAGGAAGACGAACCTGGCTTTGGTTGTAGGGACACATTCCTGGAGGGACCAGTTCATGGAGGCCATTACTGTGAGCGCAG CAGGCGATGAGGACGAGGATGAGTCTGGTGAGGAGCGCCTGCCGTCCTGCTTCGACTACGTGATGCACTTCCTGACAGTCTTCTGGAAGGTGCTGTTTGCCTGTGTGCCCCCCACCGAGTACTGCAACGGCTGGGCCTGCTTCGTGGTCTCCATCCTCATCATCGGCATGCTCACGGCCGTCATCGGCGACCTGGCCTCCCACTTCGGCTGCACCATCGGCCTCAAGGACTCGGTCACCGCCGTCGTCTTCGTCGCCTTCGGCACCTCTGTACCAG ACACGTTCGCCAGCAAAGCCGCAGCCATCCAGGACATGTACGCTGACGCCTCCATCACCAACGTCACCGGCAGCAACGCTGTCAACGTCTTCCTGGGCATCGGGCTGGCGTGGTCAGTGGCAGCCATCTACTGGGCATCACAGGGGCAGGAGTTCCAGGTGTCAGCAGGCACCCTGGCCTTCTCCGTCACCCTCTTCACCATCTTCGCCTTCATCTGCATCAGCGTGCTCCTCTACCGCCGGCGGCCCCACCTCGGCGGGGAGCTGGGCGGCCCCCGAGGCTGCAAAGTGGCCACCACGCTGCTCTTCGTCAGCCTCTGGCTGCTCTACATCCTGTTCGCCACCCTGGAGGCCTATTGCTACATCAAGGGGTTCTAG